In Reichenbachiella agarivorans, one genomic interval encodes:
- a CDS encoding L-threonylcarbamoyladenylate synthase, producing the protein MKTELIKLYEENPDPRKIEHIADVLRRGGIIIYPTDTIYGMGCDIFNPRAIDNIKRLKDIKTKTVDFSFICYDLSHISEYTKSLDTATFKLMKKALPGPFTFILNASSKVPKMLHTSKKTIGIRVPDNNIPREIVRVLENPIITTSIHDEDEVLEYSTDPELIYEKYRDKVDIVIDGGYGNNVASTVVDCTEGEAHVIREGLGDLSDFL; encoded by the coding sequence ATGAAAACCGAATTGATCAAGCTATATGAAGAAAATCCTGATCCTAGGAAAATTGAACACATCGCCGATGTACTGAGACGAGGCGGAATTATCATCTACCCAACCGATACGATCTACGGGATGGGTTGTGATATTTTCAACCCCAGAGCCATCGACAATATCAAGCGACTCAAAGATATCAAAACCAAGACGGTGGACTTCTCATTTATCTGCTATGACCTGAGTCATATCTCGGAATACACCAAGTCACTAGACACTGCTACTTTCAAACTGATGAAGAAGGCATTGCCAGGCCCCTTCACTTTCATACTCAATGCCAGCAGCAAAGTCCCCAAGATGCTGCACACCTCTAAAAAGACCATCGGTATCCGTGTACCTGACAACAACATCCCAAGGGAAATCGTGCGCGTACTAGAAAATCCTATCATCACCACCTCTATTCATGACGAAGATGAGGTTTTGGAATACTCTACAGATCCAGAACTCATCTATGAAAAATACAGAGACAAAGTAGACATTGTCATCGATGGTGGATATGGCAACAATGTCGCCAGTACAGTGGTGGATTGTACCGAAGGAGAGGCGCATGTCATCAGAGAAGGACTAGGAGACCTATCGGATTTTCTATGA
- a CDS encoding sodium:solute symporter, with protein MSPILVFLVISGYFSALMLIAKMTSRDNDSASFFTGNRQSPWYLVAFGMIGASLSGVTFISVPGEVGSSQWSYFQIVLGYTVGYLVIGTVLLPLYYKMNLVSIYQYLDTRFGKSSYKTGAFFFLLSRVIGASFRLFLVATVLQVAFFDTFHIPFSVSVFVTIALIWLYTFKGGIKTIVWTDTLQTLFMLLAVGISIWIISDELIYSPGQLMDVIVTSPNSKIFVWDWLSPRNFFKQFFAGAFIAIVMTGLDQDMMQKNLTCRSLQDAQKNMFWFTIILVFVNLFFLGLGTILYHYVEMKNIDLTQTTDGLFPYIAINHLGVLGGIIFLLGVTAAAYSSADSALTALTTSFYIDFLGKSPNDSSDKQRRWIHVGFSLLIFLVILIFKAINDDSVINQVFKVAGYTYGPLLGLYSFGLFTKLKIKDGFAPIVCVAAPILTYLVNANSVEWLGGYQFGFELLLINGLISFIGLWLIRER; from the coding sequence ATGAGTCCCATACTGGTCTTTCTTGTTATCTCAGGATATTTTTCTGCGCTGATGTTAATTGCTAAAATGACTAGCCGAGACAATGACTCGGCCTCTTTTTTCACTGGCAACAGACAGTCGCCATGGTATCTAGTTGCCTTTGGAATGATTGGGGCTTCCCTCTCAGGTGTGACCTTCATTTCCGTCCCTGGAGAAGTTGGCAGCAGTCAATGGTCCTATTTTCAAATTGTGTTGGGCTATACCGTGGGCTACTTGGTGATCGGTACTGTGCTACTGCCTCTATACTACAAAATGAATTTGGTATCGATTTACCAGTATCTGGATACTCGCTTTGGTAAAAGTTCTTATAAGACTGGTGCATTCTTTTTCCTTCTTTCTCGAGTCATCGGGGCATCATTCCGATTATTTCTCGTCGCAACCGTACTCCAGGTCGCGTTTTTTGACACCTTCCACATTCCGTTTTCTGTATCTGTGTTTGTGACCATTGCGCTGATCTGGCTTTACACTTTCAAGGGCGGCATCAAGACCATCGTATGGACCGATACACTGCAAACCTTGTTTATGCTCCTCGCAGTAGGCATCAGCATCTGGATCATCAGCGACGAACTGATCTACAGCCCTGGGCAACTCATGGATGTAATAGTGACTAGTCCTAATTCAAAGATCTTTGTATGGGATTGGCTGTCACCTCGCAACTTCTTCAAGCAGTTTTTTGCAGGAGCGTTCATTGCCATCGTCATGACAGGATTGGATCAAGACATGATGCAAAAAAACCTCACCTGTCGCTCCCTCCAAGACGCACAAAAAAACATGTTTTGGTTTACGATCATTCTGGTCTTTGTGAATCTGTTCTTCCTCGGTTTAGGCACCATACTCTATCACTATGTAGAGATGAAAAACATTGATCTGACCCAGACCACCGATGGATTATTCCCCTACATAGCCATCAATCACCTAGGTGTTTTAGGAGGAATCATCTTCTTGCTAGGAGTGACTGCCGCGGCTTATTCCAGTGCAGACTCAGCGCTTACTGCGCTGACCACTTCATTCTACATTGACTTTTTGGGTAAGAGCCCCAATGATTCTAGTGACAAACAACGGAGATGGATTCACGTAGGCTTCTCCTTGTTGATCTTTTTGGTCATCCTGATTTTCAAAGCCATCAATGACGATAGCGTCATCAACCAAGTATTCAAAGTAGCAGGATACACCTATGGTCCACTTTTAGGTTTGTATTCTTTTGGATTGTTTACGAAACTAAAAATCAAAGACGGTTTCGCTCCCATCGTTTGCGTCGCGGCACCAATTCTTACTTATCTAGTCAATGCCAATTCTGTGGAGTGGCTCGGAGGCTATCAATTTGGATTTGAACTATTATTGATCAATGGGTTGATTAGTTTCATTGGCCTCTGGCTGATCAGGGAGCGTTGA
- the mltG gene encoding endolytic transglycosylase MltG → MNKKKIILGAVIVSFSVMLSSFGFYFHQVVYAPNFLYEKNPKPLIIPTGSDFKYVQTELAKGGFLEDVISFSFLAKILDYDVNVKPGLYLIEPDMSNLQVIRMLRSGSQTAVNVTFNNVRLIPDLVEKITKNLEMSELDFEAVLRNDSLIGAYGFDSLTIISMFIPNTYQAYWNVKPEALFLKMNKEYEKFWTEERKAKAKEMGLNQIQVSVLASIVQSETIMSDERPIVAGLYLNRLERGIPLQADPTLVFAAQDFEIKRVLTKHTQIDSPFNTYKYQGLPPGPINMPSISSLDAVLNYQEHNFIYMCAKEDFSGYHNFATNLIDHNRNAVRYQQALNLAGLYK, encoded by the coding sequence ATGAACAAGAAGAAAATTATTTTGGGTGCAGTGATTGTTTCATTTTCAGTCATGCTCTCTTCTTTTGGATTTTATTTCCATCAAGTGGTCTATGCGCCCAATTTCTTGTATGAGAAAAATCCCAAACCCTTGATCATTCCGACGGGTTCTGATTTCAAATATGTACAAACTGAGCTAGCTAAAGGTGGATTCCTAGAAGATGTGATCAGCTTTAGTTTCCTAGCCAAAATATTGGATTACGATGTGAATGTGAAACCGGGTCTCTACCTGATAGAGCCAGACATGAGTAACCTGCAAGTGATCAGAATGCTAAGGTCAGGTAGTCAAACAGCAGTCAATGTGACATTCAACAATGTACGCTTGATTCCTGATTTGGTAGAAAAGATCACCAAGAATCTAGAGATGTCAGAGTTGGATTTTGAAGCGGTATTGAGGAATGATTCATTGATAGGGGCTTATGGATTTGATAGTTTGACCATTATTTCGATGTTTATTCCTAATACTTATCAGGCCTATTGGAATGTAAAGCCCGAAGCTTTATTTCTCAAAATGAATAAAGAATACGAGAAGTTCTGGACAGAGGAAAGAAAGGCCAAAGCCAAAGAAATGGGATTAAACCAAATTCAAGTTTCGGTCTTGGCATCTATCGTGCAATCAGAAACGATTATGTCTGATGAACGTCCAATTGTAGCGGGACTCTATCTGAACAGGTTGGAAAGAGGAATTCCCTTGCAAGCTGATCCAACATTGGTGTTTGCGGCGCAGGATTTTGAGATCAAAAGAGTGTTGACCAAGCACACGCAGATCGATTCGCCATTCAATACCTACAAATATCAGGGCTTGCCTCCAGGGCCGATCAACATGCCAAGCATCAGTTCGCTAGATGCTGTGCTCAATTATCAAGAGCATAATTTTATTTACATGTGTGCCAAAGAGGACTTTTCAGGCTACCACAATTTTGCCACGAACCTGATCGATCACAACCGCAATGCGGTGCGGTATCAGCAGGCATTGAATCTAGCCGGACTCTACAAGTGA
- a CDS encoding fatty acid desaturase family protein has product MQETPSAEKIIFDYNDADSKRFVQTLNKKVNEYFQSKGISKHGNAGLYFKTVFMLAMFFAPYFYIVLAEPQGLLAILVLMIMGAGMAGIGLSIMHDAVHGAYSSNRTVNKILGYTLNAVGGNAINWRIQHNIKHHTYTNIEDHDEDIDPKAILRFSPGTPLKPIHKYQYLYAWFFYGLGTFFWVTFKDFAKITRYNKEGILAKTTKSVAGEYVILIVTKIVYYAYAIGVPIYFTSYTGWQIFGGFMLMHFVAGMGLAVIFQPAHLMNEVVFPAPDENGKMEYSWIVHQLYTTVNFGNNNPFLGWYAGGLNFQIEHHLFPHICHIHYKGLSKIVKETAAEFNYPYYTEPTFRSALIAHGRKLKELGRPPVASVA; this is encoded by the coding sequence ATGCAAGAAACGCCAAGCGCGGAGAAGATCATTTTTGACTACAATGATGCTGACTCTAAGAGGTTTGTACAGACCTTGAATAAAAAAGTAAATGAATACTTTCAATCCAAGGGGATTTCCAAGCACGGAAATGCAGGCCTGTATTTCAAGACAGTATTTATGCTGGCGATGTTTTTTGCTCCTTACTTTTATATCGTTCTGGCAGAGCCGCAGGGTCTATTGGCTATTTTGGTGCTGATGATCATGGGGGCTGGCATGGCGGGGATCGGTCTATCTATCATGCACGATGCAGTGCATGGCGCGTATTCTTCTAACCGTACGGTCAACAAGATTTTGGGCTACACTCTCAATGCAGTAGGAGGGAACGCCATCAACTGGCGGATTCAGCACAATATCAAGCATCATACTTATACAAACATCGAAGATCACGATGAGGACATTGATCCCAAGGCTATTCTACGGTTTTCTCCAGGCACACCATTGAAGCCCATTCACAAGTACCAATACCTATATGCATGGTTTTTTTATGGTCTGGGCACGTTCTTTTGGGTGACGTTCAAGGATTTTGCAAAAATCACGAGATACAACAAAGAGGGCATTCTTGCCAAAACCACCAAGAGTGTGGCAGGTGAGTATGTGATCTTGATCGTAACCAAGATCGTCTATTATGCCTATGCTATAGGCGTTCCGATTTATTTCACTTCCTATACTGGCTGGCAGATCTTCGGAGGATTTATGCTGATGCACTTCGTGGCTGGGATGGGTTTGGCAGTGATTTTCCAACCAGCACACTTGATGAACGAAGTAGTATTCCCCGCACCAGACGAAAATGGTAAGATGGAGTACTCATGGATCGTACATCAACTGTATACCACTGTGAACTTCGGGAACAATAATCCATTTTTGGGATGGTATGCTGGGGGATTGAACTTTCAAATTGAGCATCATTTGTTCCCTCACATTTGCCATATCCACTACAAGGGATTGTCCAAAATCGTGAAAGAGACAGCTGCGGAGTTTAATTATCCATACTATACAGAGCCGACTTTTAGATCTGCGCTCATCGCTCATGGTCGCAAACTCAAAGAGCTAGGCAGACCACCAGTTGCCTCTGTAGCCTAA
- a CDS encoding WbqC family protein, whose product MRTIVDSQYFPCIAYFSLLKSKDEIWIETQEYFEKQTYRNRCYILDANRTLPLAVPVKGGNKKIKMADIQIEYTHRWLNDHWRAFTSAYNKSPFFEYYEGYIHDILFKKQTRLLDLNMEILSFCLKALHIDTKINLTETYESTSKSQFEDMRSLIHPKKDYLWSQIHEPVPYQQLFGQEFAANLSVLDLLSNTGPESDNYL is encoded by the coding sequence ATGAGGACTATAGTAGACAGTCAATACTTTCCTTGTATCGCTTACTTTTCTTTGCTCAAGTCCAAAGACGAAATCTGGATAGAAACCCAAGAATACTTCGAAAAGCAAACTTATCGCAACAGATGCTATATCCTAGATGCGAACCGCACACTGCCTTTGGCTGTCCCGGTAAAAGGAGGTAACAAAAAGATAAAGATGGCCGATATTCAAATTGAATATACACATCGCTGGCTCAATGACCATTGGCGTGCTTTCACCTCGGCCTATAACAAATCTCCCTTCTTCGAATATTATGAGGGTTACATACACGACATCCTGTTCAAAAAGCAGACAAGACTCCTCGACCTAAACATGGAAATTCTGTCATTCTGTCTCAAAGCACTCCATATTGACACGAAAATAAATTTGACAGAAACTTACGAAAGCACATCAAAAAGTCAATTTGAGGACATGAGATCGCTTATTCACCCCAAAAAGGACTATCTTTGGTCACAGATCCACGAACCCGTCCCGTACCAGCAGCTGTTTGGTCAAGAATTTGCAGCTAACTTAAGCGTACTGGATTTGCTCAGCAATACTGGGCCTGAATCCGACAATTATTTGTAA
- a CDS encoding ATP-dependent Clp protease ATP-binding subunit produces MEAKFSNRVKEVISSSREEALRLGHDYIGTEHLILGMIREGEGVAISLLKKLGVSLDELRASIEKATKGSATNNVKNLANIPLTRQSEKVLKITYLEAKIFKSQLIGTEHLLLSILRDEDNIGTQILDKFDVAYDVVKELLEYQTEHPMASSDTDEPEDDFRLFGAGGSGSSSKDPSGKGGEKSRTPVLDNFGRDLTKMAENDKLDPIVGRDKEIERVAQILSRRKKNNPILIGEPGVGKTAIAEGLALRIIQKKVSRVLFGKRVVTLDLASLVAGTKYRGQFEERMKAVMNEIEKSPEVILFIDELHTIVGAGGASGSLDASNMFKPALARGEIQCIGATTLDEYRQYIEKDGALARRFQMVMVDATTKSETVQILNNIKDKYEDHHNVNYTEEAIQACVNLSDRYISDRFLPDKAIDVMDEAGSRVHINNIYVPDEIVSLEESIEAIKVEKNQVVKSQKYEEAAQLRDKEKKLIEQLELAKAKWDEETKSQRYTVNEDSVAEVIAMMTGVPVKRIAQKESKKLLTMKSDLQEQVIGQDEVIAKLTKAIQRTRVGLKDPNKPIGSFVFLGPTGVGKTELAKVLSKYLFDKDDALIRIDMSEYMEKFSVSRLVGAPPGYVGYEEGGQLTEKVRRKPYSVVLLDEIEKAHPDVFNILLQVLDDGILTDGLGRKVDFRNTVIIMTSNIGARDLKDFGAGIGFMNKNKQDNLDDIMKTTIQSALKKAFSPEFLNRLDDVIVFNSLERKDVHKIIDISLDKLLTRVIDLGYNVELTDAAKDFLADKGYDPAYGARPLNRAIQKYLEDQIAEFILTGDVQEGDTLLADHIEKEEQLSISVKKKKNIKKEKKE; encoded by the coding sequence ATGGAAGCAAAATTTTCGAATCGGGTAAAAGAGGTAATTTCATCGAGTCGGGAAGAAGCCCTCAGATTAGGTCACGATTACATCGGGACAGAGCACCTCATACTCGGTATGATACGAGAAGGAGAAGGGGTTGCGATTAGCTTATTGAAAAAATTAGGGGTGTCTCTGGACGAACTAAGAGCTTCAATTGAAAAAGCTACTAAAGGGTCGGCTACCAACAACGTGAAAAACCTAGCCAATATTCCCCTGACAAGACAGTCAGAAAAGGTACTAAAAATCACCTATTTAGAGGCAAAAATATTCAAAAGCCAACTCATCGGCACGGAGCATCTTTTGCTCTCCATCTTGAGAGATGAAGACAACATAGGTACGCAGATACTCGACAAGTTCGATGTAGCCTATGATGTAGTCAAAGAATTGCTCGAATACCAAACAGAGCACCCCATGGCATCATCCGATACGGACGAACCAGAGGATGACTTTAGATTGTTTGGTGCTGGAGGAAGCGGTTCATCTAGCAAAGATCCATCAGGAAAAGGGGGAGAAAAATCACGAACTCCTGTTTTGGACAATTTCGGAAGAGATTTGACCAAAATGGCTGAGAATGACAAACTAGACCCTATCGTCGGTAGAGACAAAGAAATCGAAAGAGTCGCGCAGATTCTGAGTAGAAGAAAGAAAAACAACCCAATACTCATCGGTGAGCCGGGTGTAGGTAAAACAGCGATCGCTGAAGGACTTGCGCTTAGAATCATTCAGAAGAAAGTATCAAGAGTGCTGTTCGGCAAACGAGTAGTAACCTTGGATCTTGCTTCTCTAGTGGCGGGTACAAAATACAGAGGTCAGTTCGAAGAACGAATGAAAGCAGTCATGAACGAGATTGAAAAATCTCCAGAAGTGATTCTGTTCATTGACGAGTTGCACACCATCGTAGGTGCAGGAGGAGCTTCTGGTTCGCTAGATGCGTCCAACATGTTCAAACCAGCCCTTGCCAGAGGAGAAATTCAATGCATCGGGGCAACCACCTTGGACGAATACAGACAGTACATCGAAAAAGACGGTGCATTGGCGAGAAGATTCCAAATGGTGATGGTAGATGCCACTACAAAAAGTGAGACTGTACAAATTTTGAACAACATCAAAGACAAGTACGAGGATCACCACAATGTGAACTATACCGAAGAAGCGATTCAGGCATGTGTAAATCTATCTGATAGATACATCAGTGACCGATTCCTACCAGACAAAGCCATCGATGTGATGGACGAAGCTGGCTCAAGAGTACATATCAATAACATATATGTACCAGATGAAATCGTCAGTTTGGAAGAGTCTATAGAGGCAATCAAGGTTGAAAAAAACCAAGTTGTCAAGAGTCAAAAATATGAAGAAGCTGCTCAACTCAGAGACAAAGAAAAGAAACTGATCGAGCAACTTGAATTGGCCAAAGCGAAATGGGATGAGGAAACAAAATCTCAGCGCTATACAGTCAATGAAGACAGCGTAGCTGAAGTAATTGCCATGATGACAGGAGTGCCTGTCAAGCGAATTGCTCAGAAGGAAAGCAAAAAATTACTCACCATGAAGAGTGATTTGCAAGAGCAGGTCATTGGTCAAGACGAAGTAATTGCCAAGTTGACCAAAGCAATTCAAAGAACGAGAGTAGGACTCAAAGACCCAAACAAACCTATCGGTTCGTTTGTATTCCTTGGACCTACTGGAGTTGGTAAAACGGAATTGGCTAAAGTGCTTTCTAAATACCTATTCGACAAGGACGATGCCTTGATCAGAATAGACATGAGTGAATACATGGAGAAATTCTCTGTATCACGATTGGTAGGAGCACCTCCAGGATATGTAGGATACGAAGAAGGTGGACAACTCACCGAAAAGGTTAGAAGAAAACCATACAGCGTAGTATTGCTGGATGAGATCGAAAAAGCACACCCAGATGTGTTCAACATTCTCCTTCAGGTACTAGACGATGGTATCTTAACAGACGGACTGGGTCGTAAAGTTGATTTTAGAAACACGGTCATCATCATGACTTCTAACATCGGAGCTAGAGACCTCAAAGATTTTGGTGCGGGTATCGGATTCATGAACAAAAACAAGCAAGACAACTTGGATGACATCATGAAGACCACTATCCAGAGTGCATTAAAGAAGGCATTTTCCCCAGAATTCTTGAATAGATTGGATGATGTCATCGTATTCAACTCACTGGAGAGAAAAGATGTACACAAGATCATAGATATTTCCTTGGACAAATTACTCACCAGAGTAATTGATCTAGGTTACAATGTAGAATTGACTGATGCTGCCAAGGATTTCCTTGCAGACAAAGGTTATGACCCTGCGTATGGAGCTAGGCCTCTCAATCGAGCCATCCAGAAATATCTGGAAGATCAAATCGCTGAGTTTATTCTCACTGGTGATGTGCAAGAAGGTGACACCTTGCTAGCAGATCATATCGAAAAAGAAGAACAGCTGAGTATATCGGTCAAAAAAAAGAAGAACATTAAGAAAGAGAAAAAAGAGTAG
- the fabG gene encoding 3-oxoacyl-[acyl-carrier-protein] reductase: MKLLEGKTALVTGASKGIGRAIALKYAEQGANVAFTYLSSVERGEALVKELEAFGVKAKGYRSDASQFAAADELVSAVVADFGQLDVLINNAGITKDNLLMRMTEEAWDEVINVNLKSCFNTVKAATRTFMKQKSGSIINVSSVVGVKGNAGQANYSASKAGIIGFTKSIALELGSRNIRSNAIAPGFIETEMTEVLDEKVVQGWRDGIPMKRGGQASEVADACVFLGSDMSTYISGQVLNVCGAMLT; this comes from the coding sequence ATGAAATTATTGGAAGGAAAGACTGCATTAGTGACAGGTGCTTCAAAAGGAATCGGTAGAGCCATCGCGTTGAAATACGCCGAGCAAGGTGCCAACGTAGCATTTACTTATCTATCAAGTGTAGAAAGAGGTGAAGCACTGGTCAAAGAATTGGAAGCATTTGGTGTCAAAGCCAAAGGATACAGATCAGATGCATCTCAGTTTGCAGCGGCAGACGAATTGGTATCTGCTGTCGTAGCAGACTTTGGTCAGTTGGACGTGTTGATCAACAATGCTGGAATAACCAAGGACAACTTGCTGATGAGAATGACCGAGGAAGCTTGGGATGAGGTCATCAATGTCAATTTGAAGTCATGCTTCAACACAGTGAAAGCTGCAACACGAACCTTTATGAAACAAAAGTCAGGTTCAATCATCAATGTTTCATCGGTAGTGGGAGTGAAAGGAAATGCAGGTCAAGCTAATTATTCTGCATCTAAGGCTGGTATCATCGGGTTTACCAAGTCTATAGCACTCGAATTGGGATCAAGAAATATCCGTAGCAACGCCATCGCCCCAGGATTCATCGAAACGGAAATGACCGAAGTGTTAGACGAAAAGGTTGTCCAAGGATGGAGAGACGGTATCCCAATGAAACGTGGCGGACAAGCCTCCGAAGTAGCTGATGCCTGTGTGTTTTTAGGATCTGATATGTCAACTTACATCTCTGGACAGGTATTGAATGTCTGCGGAGCGATGTTGACCTAA
- a CDS encoding MGMT family protein, with the protein MTKKYSFFEDVYAVVKLIPTGRATSYGLIANYLGTKMSARMVGWAMNAAHGLPDVPAHRVVNRNGLLTGKAHFATPMLMQELLEAEGLKIVDDKIQDFANVVWDPIKELDV; encoded by the coding sequence GTGACCAAGAAATATAGCTTTTTCGAGGATGTGTATGCGGTAGTCAAGTTGATACCGACTGGTAGAGCGACGAGCTATGGGCTGATCGCCAACTATCTCGGGACAAAGATGAGCGCACGGATGGTGGGTTGGGCTATGAATGCAGCGCATGGTTTGCCAGATGTGCCTGCTCACCGTGTGGTGAATAGAAATGGTCTCCTTACTGGCAAGGCTCACTTTGCCACACCGATGCTGATGCAAGAATTGCTAGAAGCGGAGGGCTTGAAAATCGTGGATGATAAGATTCAAGATTTTGCAAATGTCGTTTGGGATCCCATCAAGGAACTGGATGTTTAG
- the lpdA gene encoding dihydrolipoyl dehydrogenase, with protein sequence MANKYDLIVIGSGPGGYVAAIRASQLGKKVAVVEKAEIGGICLNWGCIPTKALLKSASVFEYISHAENYGITVKDSKADFGGMIKRSRGVADTMSKGVQFLLKKNKIDQLLGFGKVAANKTVTVTADGKTESYAADNIIIATGGRSRELPNLPIDGKKIIGYREAMSLPKQPKKMVIVGSGAIGVEFAYFYNSIGTEVTIVEYMPNIVPVEDEDISKQLLRSFKKQGMNIMTEAEVTSVDTKGTGCKVTVKTKKGEEQIECDIVLSAVGVSTNIEGIGLEDVGVMTDRGKIVVDDYYKTNIPGIYAIGDIVHGPALAHVSSAEAIICVEKMCGESPEPLDYGNIPGCTYCTPEIASVGMTEKAAKEAGYEIKVGKFPFSASGKAQAGGNSEGFVKVIFDAKYGEWLGCHLIGAGVTDMIAEAVVARKLETTGHEIMKAIHPHPTMSEAIKDAVEDAYGEAIHL encoded by the coding sequence ATGGCAAATAAATATGATTTAATAGTGATAGGTAGCGGTCCTGGTGGATACGTTGCGGCTATCAGAGCTTCCCAATTGGGGAAAAAAGTAGCAGTTGTAGAAAAAGCAGAAATCGGAGGCATTTGTCTCAACTGGGGTTGTATCCCAACCAAGGCTCTGTTGAAAAGCGCAAGCGTATTCGAATACATCTCGCATGCTGAAAACTACGGAATCACTGTAAAAGACTCCAAAGCAGATTTTGGTGGAATGATCAAAAGAAGCCGTGGAGTGGCTGACACTATGAGCAAAGGAGTTCAGTTCCTACTCAAAAAGAACAAAATCGATCAATTGCTCGGTTTTGGCAAGGTTGCAGCCAACAAAACCGTCACAGTCACTGCTGATGGGAAAACTGAAAGTTATGCAGCTGACAATATCATCATAGCGACGGGAGGTCGATCTAGAGAACTTCCTAACCTGCCTATCGATGGCAAAAAAATCATTGGTTACAGAGAAGCTATGTCTCTACCAAAGCAGCCTAAGAAAATGGTCATCGTAGGTTCTGGCGCCATTGGCGTGGAGTTTGCTTATTTCTACAACTCAATCGGTACAGAAGTAACAATCGTAGAATACATGCCAAACATCGTACCTGTAGAGGACGAAGACATCTCTAAGCAACTGTTGAGATCGTTTAAAAAACAAGGCATGAATATCATGACAGAAGCAGAAGTCACCTCGGTGGACACCAAAGGAACTGGCTGCAAAGTAACTGTCAAAACAAAAAAAGGCGAAGAGCAAATCGAATGTGATATTGTATTGTCAGCAGTTGGTGTATCTACCAACATCGAAGGCATCGGGCTGGAAGATGTAGGAGTAATGACCGACAGAGGCAAAATCGTCGTAGATGATTACTACAAAACTAACATCCCTGGCATCTATGCCATCGGTGACATTGTACATGGACCTGCATTGGCTCACGTATCGTCGGCCGAAGCGATCATCTGTGTGGAAAAAATGTGTGGCGAAAGCCCAGAACCTCTTGACTATGGCAACATCCCTGGGTGTACCTACTGTACACCAGAGATCGCATCTGTCGGTATGACCGAAAAAGCTGCCAAAGAAGCAGGATACGAAATCAAAGTAGGTAAATTCCCATTCTCTGCATCAGGAAAAGCACAAGCAGGAGGAAACTCAGAAGGGTTTGTCAAAGTGATCTTTGACGCCAAATATGGCGAATGGTTGGGCTGTCACTTGATCGGTGCTGGTGTGACGGATATGATTGCAGAAGCAGTCGTCGCTAGAAAACTGGAAACAACGGGGCATGAAATCATGAAAGCAATTCACCCTCACCCTACTATGTCAGAAGCCATCAAAGATGCAGTAGAAGACGCTTACGGTGAAGCAATTCACTTGTAA